The following are encoded in a window of Myxocyprinus asiaticus isolate MX2 ecotype Aquarium Trade chromosome 17, UBuf_Myxa_2, whole genome shotgun sequence genomic DNA:
- the LOC127455581 gene encoding solute carrier family 22 member 7-like yields the protein MKFESILAETDGFGPYQITLVMLLVIPRITIPCHFLLNNFIAAIPSHHCDISHVEAKGFFGNLSREQRLTVSIPAQEDRTPSSCHMFSHPQFHLLSNFSSSPDVAVVQCQNGWVYDNSTFISTLATEFDLVCEKRGLAKASATIFFVGVMAGSVFFGLLCDKYGRRNMLLMSYVSSIVFSVASAFSSTFIMFAAFRFLTGFALTGISNISFVLSIEWVDTKHRTCIGVFGSISWAVGNMLLAGFAYLVTDWRMLIITVTSPLLLAAATWWWIPESARWLIANGKPDMAYKYLQKCANFNERRHFMSRVKPETLSTIVSVDNQGHSYTYLDLFKTPHLRRLALFTGIVWYGVASTYYGISLNITGFGLDLYLTHFIYASIEVPAKILTYFCLNKVGRRLCQTGTLVLTGFCILINIITPTEYWMFRTVIAVLGKGLSEASFTTIILYTTELYPTVLRQNGLGYTNFIARLGASIAPLIMLLEEVWTLLPQVVFCAVAISSGLIAWLLPETNNIRLPETIEDIEEMRKRSVYITSDDHSGVPQKKPSTADTTQ from the exons ATGAAATTTGAGAGTATTCTGGCAGAGACAGATGGGTTTGGGCCAtatcagattacactggtcatgctgctGGTAATACCTCGCATCACTATCCCATGTCACTTCCTGTTAAACAACTTTATCGCTGCCATTCCATCTCACCACTGCGACATCAGCCACGTGGAAGCAAAAGGATTTTTTGGAAATCTGAGTAGGGAACAAAGACTGACTGTCAGTATTCCAGCACAGGAAGACAGGACTCCTTCTTCTTGTCACATGTTCTCCCATCCTCAGTTCCACCTGCTGTCAAACTTCTCCAGCTCCCCAGATGTTGCTGTAGTTCAGTGCCAGAATGGATGGGTGTATGACAACAGCACATTTATCAGCACTCTGGCCACAGAG TTTGATTTAGTTTGTGAGAAAAGGGGACTGGCCAAAGCATCCGCCACCATATTTTTTGTGGGTGTCATGGCTGGATCAGTGTTCTTCGGATTGCTCTGTGACAA gtATGGCCGGAGAAACATGCTGCTGATGTCCTATGTCTCATCCATAGTATTCAGTGTGGCCAGTGCCTTCTCCAGTACCTTCATTATGTTTGCTGCCTTCCGGTTCCTAACCGGATTTGCACTGACGGGTATTAGCAACATATCATTTGTGCTCA GTATTGAGTGGGTGGACACTAAGCATCGCACATGTATTGGGGTGTTTGGCAGTATTTCCTGGGCTGTAGGCAACATGCTGCTGGCAGGCTTTGCCTATCTGGTCACGGATTGGAGGATGcttattattacagtcacttcTCCTCTTCTTCTTGCTGCTGCCACCTGGTG GTGGATCCCTGAATCAGCACGGTGGCTCATAGCCAACGGAAAACCTGACATGGCATATAAGTATTTGCAAAAATGTGCTAACTTTAATGAGAGACGACACTTCATGTCCAGAGTCAAGCCAGAG ACTCTATCCACTATAGTGTCTGTGGATAATCAGGGTCACAGTTACACCTACTTAGACCTATTCAAAACCCCTCACCTCAGGAGACTTGCACTCTTCACAGGCATAGTGTG GTATGGAGTTGCATCTACATACTATGGCATCAGCTTAAACATCACTGGCTTTGGACTTGATCTTTATCTGACACACTTCATTTATGCATCCATAGAGGTGCCCGCAAAAATCCTCACCTACTTCTGTCTCAACAAGGTTGGTCGTAGACTCTGTCAAACAGGGACACTGGTACTCACAGGATTCTGCATACTCATCAACATCATCACACCTACAG AATACTGGATGTTCCGAACTGTAATCGCAGTATTGGGTAAAGGGCTTTCAGAGGCTTCATTTACAACCATTATTCTATACACCACAGAGCTCTATCCTACGGTATTGAG GCAGAATGGGCTTGGATACACCAATTTCATAGCTCGACTGGGAGCATCTATTGCTCCCCTTATCATGCTTTTAGAAGAAGTATGGACACTACTCCCACAGGTGGTCTTCTGTGCAGTTGCCATCTCCTCTGGTCTCATTGCTTGGCTTCTCCCTGAAACCAACAACATAAGATTGCCAGAAACCATCGAAGATATTGAAGAGATGAG AAAGAGATCTGTCTATATCACATCGGATGATCACAGCGGAGTCCCTCAAAAGAAGCCTAGCACTGCAGACACAACTCAAtga